From a single Plasmodium yoelii strain 17X genome assembly, chromosome: 9 genomic region:
- a CDS encoding PIR protein — protein sequence MSEHMWRKFVYVRTNFIYEPNSRIYKFISDVLFKEYCNNKICGSDLDKINAVFLHLFNELFGTSDAFNINSKNNINIVEYIIIWLSYILSLKSHEGIINLNDFYNQYINNDEKYNKKIDGVTDYSSYKDLINKKQNLMSIGIKDMSKFYHAFNELCNMYNIFDAKQPDCKNYLKYAKKFVEKYDELNEDYNNGKDTPYNQLLSTLSNDYYNFKNVCNDAQSSNFPLLPTYSRKFLIKRTLIPIAFIFVAVSIFLGIAYKYSLLGFRKRSQKQCLRERIKKIKKKMTNNIC from the exons ATGAGTGAACATAtg tgGCGTAAGTTCGTTTATGTAAGGAcgaattttatatatgaacCGAATAGtagaatttataaatttataagtGATGTCCTTTTCAAAGaatattgtaataataaaatatgtggTAGTGatctcgataaaattaatgctgTGTTTTTACATTTGTTTAATGAACTCTTTGGGACTTCTGACGCGTTTAATattaattcaaaaaataatatcaatattgttgagtacattatcatatggttaagttatatattAAGCCTAAAATCACATGAGGGAATCATCAAtctaaatgatttttataatcaatatataaataatgatgagAAGTATAATAAGAAAATAGATGGTGTTACTGATTATAGTAgttataaggatcttataaataaaaaacaaaatttgaTGAGTATTGGTATTAAAgatatgtctaaattttatcatgcatttaatgaattatgtaatatgtataatatatttgatgcAAAACAGCCAGATTGCAAGAATTATTTGAAATATGCTAAAAAGtttgttgaaaaatatgatgaactTAATGAAgattataataatggtaAAGACACCCCCTATAATCAATTATTatctacattatcaaatgattattataattttaaaaatgtatgtaATGATGCTCAATCTAGCAACTTTCCATTACTTCCAACATATTCAcgaaaatttttaataaaaaggaCACTAATTCCAAttgcatttatatttgttgccgtatcaattttcttgggaattgcatataag tattcgttacttggatttcggaaacgatctcaaaagCAATGTTTAAgagaaagaataaaaaaaataaagaagaaaatgacaaataatatatgttaa